The following are encoded together in the Labrus mixtus chromosome 2, fLabMix1.1, whole genome shotgun sequence genome:
- the ndufb6 gene encoding NADH dehydrogenase [ubiquinone] 1 beta subcomplex subunit 6, translating to MSGYTPDEKLRVEQLTKLRRQWLKDQELSPREPVLPAKPLGPIAKFWAGFLEPKSLWRLYTYKAYRGGVFTLTRVLLPFWAVHYFVKYHVSEKPYGIVELKPRLFPGDTILETGEVVPDLPESHGHH from the exons ATGTCTGGCTACACACCAGACGAGAAGCTCCGCGTCGAGCAGCTGACAAAGCTCCGCCGGCAGTGGCTGAAGGACCAGGAGCTCAGCCCGAGGGAGCCCGTGCTACCAGCTAAACCTCTCGGCCCCATCGCCAAGTTCTGGGCTGGCTTTCTGGAGCCCAAGAGCCTGTGGAGACTTTAC ACCTACAAAGCATACAGAGGAGGAGTTTTCACATTAACACGGGTGTTGCTACCTTTCTGGGCTGTTCATTACTTCGTGAAGTACCACGTTTCA GAAAAGCCATATGGCATCGTGGAATTGAAACCCAGGCTGTTCCCA GGTGACACCATTCTGGAGACGGGTGAAGTTGTTCCAGATCTCCCTGAGAGCCATGGTCATCACTGA